In one window of Microplitis demolitor isolate Queensland-Clemson2020A chromosome 4, iyMicDemo2.1a, whole genome shotgun sequence DNA:
- the LOC103577481 gene encoding ras-specific guanine nucleotide-releasing factor RalGPS2 yields MVEMHYTSISHDLSGEFFSSHKGSKDKYFANDTNSFSGNLLPGDMNQGDKNYKDRKEHKEKYRPYRKYSELTPPTQHSYDNYGNSLASKSNSLPGRCNTTLHGSEPLVATGIAPEDLATQLTLLDLSVFKAIRPEELSSCSWNKKNKLLVAPNVVAFTRRFNHVSFWTVQEILNFSTPKQRSEMIAHFIRVAKKLYDLNNMHSLFAIISGLQSAPIYRLNKTWACISKKDKCTFDKLAEVFSDKNNWTNLREHMETLKLPCIPYLGLFLTDLVYIDMAHPPSKNNENHQRAIKMNTVLTRVTVFQASEYPGIIPLPDVQRYLNNVRYIEELQKFLEDDHFKLSIKLEPNSPVASSSSSKESVGDVVTGVAALSLSPARGCAGSLRLHAASAANKFVPGHRKCRSLGTNIFGKSNVTPVETSQVTVRHLLDDSVLEEPHLISPTVDIDQNSPETPVDSLNDDCSLLSRVSTLPILPCEIDGVMEPRCSMQGSLRRKVVLRDGKKPAVSTWQRYWIQLWTTSIVYFSPKCFKGCDRSDFKREPYKMVSILGWIVEYGDSIFHRDTFLLTDPNKGNVYKFRAGSSEYAEQWVKELRAIVRGVIDKKPIPANLMSFE; encoded by the exons GATAAATATTTTGCCAATGATACTAACTCCTTCAGTGGTAACTTGTTACCTGGTGACATGAACCAAGGCGATAAAAATTACAAGGACCGTAAAGAacacaaagaaaaatatcGGCCGTACCGGAAATACTCAGAGCTGACACCACCAACTCAACATTCCTATGATAATTATGG CAATTCGTTGGCAAGTAAGTCAAATTCATTACCAGGACGATGTAATACGACATTACATGGATCCGAACCACTTGTGGCGACTGGAATTGCACCAGAAGATCTTGCAACCCAGTTAACACTTTTAGACTTGAGTGTCTTCAAAGCAATAAGACCCGAAGAGCTGTCAAGTTGCtcgtggaataaaaaaaataaactcttaGTTGCTCCAAATGTCGTAGCATTTACGCGACGATTTAATCATGTCAGTTTTTGGACAGTCCAggaaattcttaatttttcaacgCCCAAACAGAGATCGGAAATGATTGCGCACTTTATTCGGGTCGCTAAGAAATTATACGACTTGAATAATATGCATTCATTATTTGCTATTATATCCGGTCTACAAAGTGCTCCAATATATAG gctCAATAAAACTTGGGCATGTATTTCGAAAAAAGATAAATGTACATTTGATAAACTTGCTGAAGTatttagtgataaaaataattggacTAATTTACGTGAACATATGGAGACACTTAAATTACCATGCATTCCTTATCTTGGCTTATTCCTTACTGATCTTGTATATATTGATATGGCTCATCCACCATCTAAA aaCAATGAAAATCATCAGCGTGCTATTAAAATGAACACTGTATTAACAAGAGTAACAGTTTTTCAAGCAAGTGAATATCCTGGAATAATTCCATTACCTGATGTccaaagatatttaaataatgttcgTTATATTGAAGAACTGCAAAAGTTTTTAGAAGACGATCatttcaa aTTGTCAATAAAACTTGAGCCAAACTCACCGGTTGCTTCATCAAGCAGTAGTAAAGAGTCTGTGGGAGATGTTGTAACAGGTGTAGCTGCACTGTCATTGTCTCCAGCACGTGGTTGCGCGGGATCTTTAAGATTACACGCAGCCTCAGCTGCTAATAAATTCGTTCCTGGTCATCGTAAATGTCGAAGTTTAGGAACaaa TATATTTGGTAAATCAAACGTAACACCTGTGGAAACAAGTCAAGTGACTGTTCGTCATCTACTAGATGATTCAGTGCTAGAAGAGCCTCATTTGATATCACCGACTGTTGATATTGATCAGAATTCACCAGAGACTCCTGTTGATTCACTTAATGATGACTGTAGTTTACTATCTCGTgtcag tacacTTCCTATTTTACCTTGTGAAATTGATGGTGTAATGGAACCACGATGTTCAATGCAAGGGTCATTAAGACGCAAAGTTGTTCTAAGAGATGGTAAAAAACCCGCTGTCTCTACCTGGCAGAGATATTGGATCCAATTGTGGACGACGTCGATCGTATATTTTTCCCCGAAATGTTTCAAagg ATGTGATAGATCAGATTTTAAACGCGAGCCATATAAAATGGTATCGATATTAGGTTGGATTGTTGAGTATGGTGATAGTATATTTCATCGAGACACATTTCTGTTGACTGATCCTAATAAAG gtaatgtttataaatttcgtGCTGGATCAAGTGAATACGCAGAGCAATGGGTGAAAGAGCTTCGCGCGATCGTAAGAGGAGTGATTGATAAAAAACCAATTCCCGCAAATCTCATGTCttttgagtaa